A window from Shewanella livingstonensis encodes these proteins:
- a CDS encoding site-specific integrase — protein MSNNIGVERRSKERARHQKHIIAKAEQITAKHFPNGKQLPLSTEFNDKWQSLLEDIQKSFSSFIDLRTGFNQCVKIINVYIYEAKLTLEPLSYLVFQKAEKSIRNQDWMRQSYAFQSLYTSWFEQVKNAKTKQGVADIFRSVLLSFICHSGCCNYDLVKSFAKKLAGKLDLKQINNASFISLTIDSAGYNTNIKNTEKTETIYHCYLSPLTLAFIKQLNSAQNEERYLSWIKPNDSKTLHALLTKGYQVELPNLAQSLKKLCISAIGVVESLPNININQAILEYATGRNKSYSLPLDNLARLQTKPTSIISTPISFKRIDIPFKKDTIEHRSILPSKEFFKCLTHALRENGIKKLSRKALSTSLESLAAQHQLSLAQRTLLSWLLLKSQTCKPSTIRSYHSTLSRKWLLFSEYYQLSIIDEQSMLALYHQLIDNTPTQKQKCNLAARLNDFHAHAAREFDFPLLSEAIYSGDKNRAHTNAGFIDETLFKALLGTVLIIDDLDHEEKATLQAALIISFRCGLRISEVIKLRLSDIENSSTAWLEIRENQYGNNKSHASLRRVPLYPLLLEDEKKIVKQVLNISKLSDVNNTKSKLALGFGINKSEPIDKYFLSYFTKTMLRELSGLEHYVFHHLRHSAISRLQLMCELEDAHAVIPEAVPYSKSLCEKIIHLISGNSTRNRYYSIASFDGHSDPEVCFSNYFHFSDFILGHKLSKMHLDMTQKQMFNIGLAPRRYIKALSDNKPDECPLVAQQFSRYLAKKIHISNICTVNDGSVISSNDTSSTQKLVIPQAPSLNTCYVILQQINSGLDPREVSHKFHIDHEIIQKWYRNAVDLRKITTRSGKPRLRAYGNGFLPQKPSSLLERRWLTTLIDKIRLHFKYDNRNLIKVIKFALQNTSQSKSGVYFSSPEELTFFIDTFAFAIPKNKWRVVTFSMEHASHKTQWQNAYKGIQSIVHKKSSSIGKEGRGAVRLELRHSNEKEMMERRNQRKHSSNSLVYLLHMAGIMMFNP, from the coding sequence ATGTCTAATAACATTGGAGTTGAGCGTAGATCTAAAGAAAGAGCTCGCCATCAAAAGCATATCATTGCTAAAGCAGAACAGATTACCGCTAAACATTTTCCGAACGGAAAACAATTACCACTATCAACCGAATTTAATGACAAGTGGCAGAGCCTTTTAGAGGATATTCAAAAATCTTTCAGTTCTTTTATTGATTTGAGAACCGGCTTTAATCAGTGCGTAAAAATTATTAATGTCTACATCTATGAAGCAAAATTAACACTTGAACCGCTCTCATATTTAGTATTTCAAAAGGCAGAGAAATCGATAAGAAACCAAGATTGGATGCGGCAAAGCTATGCTTTTCAATCACTATATACAAGCTGGTTCGAACAAGTTAAAAACGCTAAAACGAAGCAAGGCGTAGCCGATATATTTCGTTCGGTATTACTCTCATTTATTTGTCACTCAGGATGTTGCAACTATGATCTTGTCAAATCCTTCGCTAAAAAACTAGCAGGAAAATTAGATCTAAAACAAATAAATAATGCTTCATTTATATCACTGACAATAGATTCCGCTGGCTATAATACCAATATAAAAAACACAGAAAAGACAGAGACCATTTACCATTGTTACTTATCGCCGTTAACGTTGGCCTTTATCAAGCAACTCAACTCAGCACAAAATGAGGAGAGGTATCTTTCATGGATAAAGCCTAATGATAGTAAAACCCTACATGCACTGTTAACGAAAGGGTATCAAGTGGAGCTGCCCAATTTGGCTCAAAGCCTAAAAAAGCTTTGTATTTCGGCCATTGGGGTTGTCGAGAGTTTACCTAACATAAATATCAACCAAGCTATACTAGAGTATGCAACAGGCAGGAATAAGTCCTACTCCCTACCGCTGGATAATTTAGCCAGGTTACAAACCAAGCCAACATCAATTATCTCAACGCCCATCAGCTTTAAAAGAATCGACATCCCCTTTAAAAAAGATACCATTGAACATAGAAGTATTTTGCCTTCAAAAGAGTTTTTTAAATGCTTAACTCATGCTCTACGTGAAAATGGCATAAAAAAACTATCACGCAAAGCACTTTCAACATCACTCGAATCATTAGCAGCACAGCATCAGTTATCGCTTGCACAACGTACACTATTAAGCTGGCTATTACTCAAGTCACAAACTTGCAAGCCATCAACGATTAGAAGTTACCACTCAACGCTCTCAAGAAAGTGGTTACTTTTTTCTGAGTACTATCAGTTAAGCATCATCGATGAACAGAGCATGTTAGCGCTCTATCATCAACTTATTGATAACACTCCCACACAAAAGCAAAAGTGTAATTTAGCGGCAAGATTAAATGATTTCCATGCCCATGCCGCCAGAGAGTTCGACTTCCCATTACTAAGTGAAGCTATTTACAGTGGTGACAAAAATAGAGCCCATACAAATGCAGGCTTCATTGACGAAACATTGTTCAAAGCCTTATTAGGAACGGTATTGATCATCGATGACTTAGATCACGAGGAGAAAGCAACGTTACAAGCGGCACTGATTATAAGTTTTCGTTGTGGGTTGAGGATTAGTGAAGTCATCAAGTTGAGATTATCTGATATCGAAAATTCGTCCACGGCATGGCTTGAAATTCGAGAAAATCAATATGGAAATAATAAGAGTCATGCTTCGCTACGGAGAGTACCTTTATACCCTCTTCTTTTGGAAGACGAAAAAAAAATTGTAAAACAAGTCCTTAATATCTCAAAATTATCAGATGTGAATAACACCAAATCTAAACTCGCATTGGGGTTTGGCATCAATAAGAGTGAACCTATCGATAAGTATTTTTTGTCATATTTTACCAAAACAATGCTAAGAGAGTTATCAGGTCTTGAACATTATGTTTTTCATCATTTAAGGCACAGTGCAATTTCGCGATTGCAACTCATGTGTGAACTAGAAGACGCTCACGCAGTTATTCCAGAGGCAGTTCCGTACAGTAAAAGCCTCTGTGAAAAAATCATTCACTTAATATCAGGAAACTCGACAAGAAATCGATATTATTCGATTGCATCGTTTGACGGCCACTCAGATCCTGAGGTCTGCTTTTCTAATTACTTCCATTTTTCAGACTTCATATTGGGCCATAAGCTGTCTAAGATGCATTTGGATATGACACAGAAACAGATGTTCAACATTGGTTTAGCGCCGAGAAGATACATTAAAGCATTAAGCGATAATAAACCCGACGAGTGCCCTTTAGTTGCACAACAATTTTCACGCTACTTGGCTAAAAAAATACACATAAGCAATATCTGTACAGTTAATGATGGCAGTGTTATTAGCAGTAATGACACATCAAGCACGCAGAAACTCGTTATCCCTCAGGCGCCTTCTTTAAACACGTGCTACGTTATTTTACAGCAGATAAACTCAGGATTAGATCCAAGAGAAGTTAGTCATAAATTTCATATCGACCATGAAATCATCCAAAAATGGTATCGAAATGCAGTGGATCTCAGAAAAATAACAACCCGATCGGGTAAACCAAGGTTGAGAGCATATGGGAACGGTTTTCTACCACAAAAGCCATCGTCTTTGCTAGAACGTAGATGGTTAACAACACTGATTGATAAGATTAGGCTTCACTTTAAATATGATAATAGAAACCTCATAAAAGTAATCAAATTTGCCCTTCAAAATACGTCTCAAAGTAAATCTGGAGTCTATTTTTCATCCCCAGAGGAGTTGACATTTTTTATCGATACATTTGCTTTTGCTATCCCCAAAAATAAATGGCGAGTCGTCACATTTTCAATGGAGCACGCCTCACATAAAACACAATGGCAAAATGCTTATAAGGGGATCCAAAGTATTGTCCACAAAAAATCGTCCTCTATTGGTAAAGAAGGTCGTGGCGCAGTTAGATTAGAGCTTAGACACTCCAATGAAAAGGAGATGATGGAACGTCGAAACCAACGAAAACACTCATCGAATTCGCTTGTTTACTTACTGCATATGGCAGGAATAATGATGTTCAACCCTTGA
- a CDS encoding site-specific integrase, translating into MNENQASSRFAKEVILNALNNAFPKALSTYHHLIASEVLRLTSLLKSQYKREFKELTTIKEHAESFADQSIMVNADHTNLKELYSHLKSNKQLEKYYFVAFISCVMSSPSQDKNQYDQYKAIILLVCARLYMIGSHESAIKGACNELRQWALGKRDSLSNNLPDVINNEIERLLLELDDARKKNLEVSATEQVGQQLSRMYIPIRDSHNNKEGITRNVKPQFGRRKTVIVGKKIEDDTNESTIIELSEVARTKEQWQREESGTQKTKNAYLVSMKKPLMNGYAIQKLQARAKVNQVLKNQMALPCDINNASNFEIETLLKFCLNNEHNDLTRSFILASLMLGNPFEQLSLWNFNTEENTLIRQHLLPTQKYRQTIKPLVQQIQKSYSITLPTIINCAALTKYSQQIENDITDVLSALNKKHGTHLTKRKIAKFLGQKLKQEAIDPTIIALIMGEPVNIHPELSYTQLTDNQLSQSHQRYINYLEKLAEQKFRYIHAHQPLDELLGSPLFIKDNVISITVKSIQAKIAAERGIESDKYHNFITYYVQIALAISSGYRPVSGWLGKITDLNLFNKTFWISDKEIQQTTNGRVVVLPDLTLSIIEKYIAYLHFFKVKTRRIDIKLSQRYEDALNGKEHLFFYRQGLSTEEVSPKSMSSHFDSIIPLPLNWYRHYARSLLVSKSIDPDLIAAWMGHAEVNSPAFTRFCSYSITDLKRIANCLNQKLIDTNFKAFDYV; encoded by the coding sequence ATGAATGAGAACCAAGCTAGCAGTCGATTTGCAAAAGAGGTGATATTAAATGCACTCAACAATGCATTTCCTAAAGCGTTATCAACTTATCATCATCTTATTGCTAGCGAGGTGCTACGACTTACCAGCTTACTTAAAAGCCAATATAAACGTGAATTTAAAGAGCTCACAACAATCAAAGAACATGCCGAATCTTTTGCTGATCAAAGCATCATGGTCAATGCGGATCACACAAATTTAAAAGAATTATACAGCCATCTAAAAAGCAACAAGCAGCTCGAAAAATATTACTTTGTTGCGTTTATATCCTGCGTTATGTCATCTCCCTCCCAAGATAAAAATCAATATGACCAATATAAAGCAATAATCCTACTCGTATGTGCCAGATTATATATGATCGGCTCACACGAATCGGCAATCAAAGGTGCATGCAATGAACTCAGACAGTGGGCGCTAGGTAAGCGTGATTCATTGTCCAATAACCTTCCAGACGTTATAAACAATGAAATAGAACGGCTATTACTCGAGCTTGATGATGCTCGTAAAAAAAACCTTGAGGTCAGCGCTACTGAGCAAGTGGGACAGCAATTATCAAGAATGTATATTCCGATCCGTGATAGTCACAACAACAAAGAAGGTATAACTCGGAACGTAAAGCCTCAATTTGGTCGTCGAAAAACAGTCATTGTTGGCAAAAAAATTGAAGACGATACAAATGAGTCAACTATCATTGAGCTAAGTGAAGTCGCAAGAACAAAAGAACAATGGCAACGTGAAGAGTCGGGAACTCAAAAAACTAAGAATGCTTACCTAGTTTCAATGAAAAAGCCTTTAATGAATGGATACGCCATTCAAAAGCTACAAGCAAGAGCGAAGGTCAATCAAGTATTAAAGAACCAAATGGCATTACCATGCGACATCAATAATGCAAGTAATTTTGAAATAGAGACACTATTGAAATTTTGCTTAAATAACGAACACAATGATTTAACACGCTCATTCATCTTAGCTTCATTAATGCTCGGTAATCCCTTTGAGCAACTTTCGCTGTGGAACTTCAACACCGAAGAAAATACCTTAATCAGACAGCACCTATTGCCAACTCAAAAGTACAGACAAACGATAAAACCTTTAGTACAGCAAATACAAAAGAGCTATAGCATCACACTACCTACAATCATTAACTGTGCAGCACTGACAAAATATAGCCAACAGATTGAAAATGATATTACCGATGTGCTATCAGCACTAAACAAAAAACATGGGACCCATTTAACTAAACGAAAAATAGCTAAATTTCTTGGACAAAAACTTAAACAAGAAGCTATAGACCCGACCATTATCGCTCTCATAATGGGAGAGCCAGTCAATATTCATCCAGAGCTCTCGTACACTCAATTGACAGACAACCAACTAAGCCAATCCCATCAAAGGTATATTAACTATCTTGAGAAACTAGCAGAGCAAAAATTTCGGTATATTCATGCCCACCAGCCATTGGATGAACTACTCGGCAGTCCTTTATTTATTAAAGATAACGTCATTTCAATCACTGTCAAAAGTATACAAGCAAAAATTGCAGCAGAACGCGGCATCGAAAGCGATAAATATCATAACTTCATTACCTATTATGTACAGATAGCATTGGCAATATCGTCAGGATACCGACCTGTCTCTGGATGGCTGGGAAAAATAACAGACCTAAACCTTTTCAACAAAACATTTTGGATTTCAGATAAAGAAATACAACAAACAACCAATGGTAGGGTGGTTGTTCTCCCCGATTTAACCCTGTCTATTATTGAAAAATATATCGCTTACTTACACTTTTTTAAAGTTAAAACGAGGCGAATAGACATTAAATTAAGTCAACGCTATGAAGATGCGCTCAATGGGAAAGAACATTTATTTTTTTATCGTCAAGGATTAAGCACCGAAGAAGTTAGCCCTAAAAGTATGTCATCACATTTCGATAGCATAATCCCACTACCACTTAACTGGTATCGACATTATGCTCGGTCACTATTGGTATCAAAGAGTATCGATCCTGACCTAATTGCGGCTTGGATGGGGCATGCAGAAGTGAATTCTCCGGCATTTACGCGATTTTGTTCGTATTCTATTACTGATTTAAAAAGAATCGCTAACTGTCTCAACCAAAAGCTCATTGACACTAATTTCAAGGCGTTCGACTATGTCTAA